One window of the Chryseobacterium camelliae genome contains the following:
- a CDS encoding MBL fold metallo-hydrolase: MKLKFLGTGTSQGVPVIGCTCEVCTSGNPKDQRFRASVMVTTEEHRKILIDCGPDFRQQMLLNHEASIDLALITHEHNDHVIGLDDMRPLIFRSGKDMPLYCHPRVGQEIKKRFAYAFTDVRYPGAPAFELHEIGNNPFTVLDTLITPVEVMHHKLSILGYKFKNLAYITDGSFISDAEKEKLKNLDVLILNCIRKFDPHPAHFILPDVIELFEELQPRQLFLTHISHHFGLYDVEEPLLPEGIHLAYDGLELEF, from the coding sequence ATGAAGTTGAAATTTTTAGGAACCGGCACTTCGCAGGGCGTACCCGTTATCGGCTGTACATGTGAGGTCTGCACTTCCGGAAATCCCAAAGACCAGCGCTTCCGTGCCTCTGTGATGGTAACGACGGAAGAACACCGGAAAATACTGATTGACTGCGGGCCGGACTTCCGCCAGCAGATGCTGCTGAACCATGAAGCCAGTATAGACCTTGCCCTCATCACCCATGAACATAATGACCACGTCATCGGTCTCGATGATATGCGGCCCCTGATTTTCAGGAGCGGGAAAGATATGCCGCTGTACTGCCACCCGCGGGTCGGGCAGGAAATTAAAAAACGCTTTGCCTACGCGTTTACGGATGTCCGCTATCCCGGCGCTCCGGCTTTTGAGCTCCATGAAATCGGCAACAATCCGTTTACGGTTTTAGATACGCTCATCACACCTGTAGAAGTGATGCACCATAAGCTCAGCATCCTCGGATATAAATTCAAAAACCTGGCTTATATTACAGACGGAAGCTTCATCTCGGATGCTGAAAAGGAAAAACTGAAAAACCTGGATGTCCTGATCCTGAACTGCATCCGGAAATTTGATCCGCACCCGGCCCATTTCATCCTGCCGGATGTGATCGAACTGTTTGAAGAACTGCAGCCCAGGCAATTGTTCCTGACCCATATCAGCCATCATTTCGGCCTGTATGATGTGGAAGAACCGCTTCTCCCGGAAGGCATCCACCTGGCTTATGACGGACTGGAGCTGGAATTTTAA